TTCTGTTTCTTCTATTAATAATTTGAACTCCTTAGAATGCTTAATGGTTAATATACCGCCACTCATTTCTCCCGCTTCGATGGGAGCAATTTTACGTCCGATTAAAGCATTAACAATAGTTGATTTTCCTGAAGAAGTCGTACCAATAGTCGCAATAGTAAAATTAGGATTAGTTAACCTAGCTACTGACTCTTCATAAGCCTGTCGAAACTCTAATAAAGAATCTTGAATATTCGGACTATCTAAAATATCAGCATGATTTTGAGCTAAGTCAGCGACAGCATTACCTAATTGTTTCAAGCGCTCGCGAACTTGCTCAAAAATACCGTTAATTTCTGTTGTCATGTATTTTATTTATGGTGCGAGAATTAAGCACAGCCTTACACAAAGGCTATATTTATATTCTTCCCAAACAACTAG
This genomic window from Coleofasciculaceae cyanobacterium contains:
- a CDS encoding dynamin family protein; translated protein: MTTEINGIFEQVRERLKQLGNAVADLAQNHADILDSPNIQDSLLEFRQAYEESVARLTNPNFTIATIGTTSSGKSTIVNALIGRKIAPIEAGEMSGGILTIKHSKEFKLLIEETEEAWQKMAIRYPEETAAGFSVQDWSEHSGRSVVILRAERDEAGNEVLVRDYSAVKRRSLL